A genome region from Amblyraja radiata isolate CabotCenter1 chromosome 2, sAmbRad1.1.pri, whole genome shotgun sequence includes the following:
- the LOC116983962 gene encoding probable G-protein coupled receptor 139 gives MKRNVFWAAHYIFADYDWLTLDDRIYCVLRTIQPICYPILAIVAVPVNLVTIAILSRGKCGLSKGVTRYLVSMASSDLLVVILDLILRQIPIAFPREFRLLRSIPACNVHAVLLYAATDCSVWFTVTFTFDRCVAICSAKLRSKYCSVRTAAVVLGTVSVLSCLKNVFWYFLLRGWYYLLNNPWFCYGRKNVLYSPVWATIEFLHYLVTPVLPFLLVLVLNALTIRHVLVASRARKRLRGSSSGEQSPRDPEMDNRRKSLVLLLVISGNFISLWALFTVYYVWARLRYLGSVSTFPPWTVRELGFMLQLLSCCTNTAIYAATQRKFREQLKEAVKPPRAFLVECARCVRRLRNPRQCPD, from the exons ATGAAGCGCAATGTTTTCTGGGCGGCTCACTACATTTTTGCCGATTACGACTGGCTGACATTAGACGATCGGATCTACTGTGTACTGCGGACTATTCAACCAATTTGCTACCCGATACTCGCGATTGTCGCCGTTCCCG TGAACCTGGTGACCATCGCGATCCTGTcgcggggaaagtgcggtctctccaaaggCGTGACCCGCTACCTGGTGTCCATGGCGTCGTCCGATCTCCTGGTGGTCATCCTCGACCTGATACTCAGACAGATCCCTATCGCTTTCCCGAGAGAGTTCCGGCTGCTGCGCTCAATCCCCGCCTGCAACGTCCACGCCGTGTTACTCTACGCGGCCACCGACTGCTCCGTgtggttcaccgtcaccttcaccttcGACCGGTGTGTCGCCATATGCAGCGCCAAGCTGAGGAGTAAGTATTGCTCCGTGCGAACGGCGGCCGTGGTGCTGGGGACCGTCAGtgtgctgagctgtttaaagaacgTCTTCTGGTACTTCCTGCTGAGGGGGTGGTATTACCTTCTGAACAACCCGTGGTTCTGTTACGGTAGGAAGAATGTTCTCTATTCCCCAGTCTGGGCGACGATTGAGTTCCTCCATTACCTCGTCACCCCAGTGCTCCCCTTCCTCCTGGTCCTGGTGCTCAACGCATTGACCATCAGACACGTCTTGGTGGCCAGCCGAGCCCGCAAGAGGCTCCGAGGATCCAGCAGCGGTGAGCAGAGTCCCAGAGACCCGGAGATGGACAACCGCAGGAAGTCCCTCGTTCTGCTGCTGGTTATTTCAGGCAACTTCATCAGCTTGTGGGCCCTCTTCACGGTTTATTACGTGTGGGCCCGCCTGAGGTATCTGGGGTCGGTGTCTACCTTCCCGCCGTGGACGGTGCGCGAACTCGGCTTCATGTTGCAGCTGCTGAGCTGTTGCACCAACACCGCCATCTACGCCGCGACCCAGAGGAAGTTCAGGGAGCAGCTGAAGGAGGCGGTGAAACCCCCCCGGGCTTTCCTTGTGGAGTGCGCTCGCTGCGTTCGGAGGCTGAGAAACCCCCGGCAGTGCCCCGACTGA